A region of Haliotis asinina isolate JCU_RB_2024 chromosome 9, JCU_Hal_asi_v2, whole genome shotgun sequence DNA encodes the following proteins:
- the LOC137296907 gene encoding protein bicaudal D-like isoform X2 produces MTTPVSPDMSLEDLRREVERLQADLAETTREKLQAAEYGLAVLEEKQQIQQQFDELESIYEGVKAELDCAKEALSKHQITYKKHHESGIHHEEAFLQETVTREEGYRASIHELEAELKSCKQTMERLAVENKNFNIQTTEHQTQIETLEAQRNQLRHEIREYKVRENRNLTDYAELEDENIVLQKTVSQLKQSQVEFEGMKHETKRLQEEAEDLNMQLMETMNLKRIIEKNLEEALNSLQQEREQKHALKKELDQRITQESMFNLSNLAHFGGLSDGLKLTNSMHSESQDSGAEEDGEVHDHPALKRIEADFAKREGVNTPTKPRPGVVNDILSEIQVTEVRKLEQLLEQSDAEKMEVQKALDEARKLIEDTQRDLMEQKERADQLKEHISAVANIKIMQASTDSIKDPELEAEIENETDPDKRAVLMLKKNLTQNERKYSTALSEISALQAEINRLQDKNQIHGDPNIEAALSELKMKCMQYEENIKDLERDLKSMTSLAGDAHGSLTATQDDLVKVTEDLAQLYHLVCEVSKETPSRVMLDHAKGTATTRKDISRESSEEPEEKNGKVENGVPETKVKRSRRSKDAANTALVNGDVKGDPTSCTGLSETIVDQVKFLKVAIDHLVDNMSCQQQQGGENDDMQELQEQVVKLKAMLSTKREQIATLRSVLKANKSTAEVALANLKQKYENEKVIVTETMMKLRNELKALKEDAATFASLRAMFAQRCDEYVTQLDEQQRQLAAAEEEKKTLNSLLRMAIQQKLALTQRLEDLEFDRERRNMTSRRQGRSKMGTPKGLTSKRLLPTGFYLASLHDYA; encoded by the exons GCACTGAGCAAGCACCAGATCACCTACAAGAAGCACCATGAGAGTGGTATCCACCATGAAGAAGCATTTCTACAAGAGACAGTTACCCGTGAAGAGGGTTACCGAGCATCCATCCATGAACTGGAGGCTGAACTCAAGTCCTGCAAGCAGACAATGGAACGTCTTGCTGTGGAAAACAAGAATTTTAACATTCAGACTACCGAGCACCAGACCCAGATTGAAACCCTGGAAGCTCAACGCAACCAGCTCAGGCATGAGATCAGGGAGTACAAGGTTCGAGAGAATCGGAATCTCACTGATTATGCTGAGCTTGAGGATGAGAACATTGTGTTGCAGAAGACTGTTTCCCAACTGAAGCAGAGCCAGGTGGAGTTTGAAGGAATGAAGCATGAAACCAAGAGGCTTCAGGAAGAAGCAGAGGATCTCAACATGCAGCTCATGGAAACAATGAACTTGAAAAGGATCATTGAGAAAAACCTTGAAGAAGCTTTGAATTCCTTGCAGCAGGAACGAGAACAGAAACATGCCTTGAAGAAAGAGCTTGATCAAAGGATCACCCAAGAGTCCATGTTTAATCTCAGCAATCTGGCACACTTTGGTGGTCTAAGTGATGGCCTGAAGCTCACAAACAGCATGCATTCAGAGTCCCAAGATTCTGGGGCAGAAGAGGATGGAGAGGTCCATGATCACCCTGCACTCAAGAGGATAGAAGCTGATTTTGCTAAGAGAGAAGGTGTGAACACACCCACTAAACCTCGGCCAGGAGTGGTGAATGACATTCTCAGTGAAATTCAGGTGACAGAGGTTCGCAAGTTGGAACAGCTTCTGGAGCAGAGTGATGCAGAGAAGATGGAAGTCCAGAAGGCTCTGGATGAGGCCAGGAAGTTGATAGAAGATACACAACGGGACCTCATGGAACAGAAGGAGAGAGCAGACCAGTTGAAAGAACATATCAGTGCAGTGGCTAACATCAAGATTATGCAAGCAAGCACAGACTCTATCAAAGATCCTGAACTGGAAGCAGAGATCGAGAATGAGACTGATCCTGACAAGCGGGCTGTTCTAATGCTGAAGAAGAACCTTACTCAGAATGAAAGGAAATACAGTACTGCTTTGAGTGAGATAAGTGCCCTTCAGGCTGAAATTAACCGACTCCAAGACAAAAACCAGATCCATGGAGATCCAAATATTGAAGCTGCTTTGTCTGAACTTAAGATGAAGTGCATGCAGTATGAAGAAAACATCAAGGATCTGGAGAGGGACTTGAAATCTATGACCTCTCTTGCAGGTGATGCTCATGGGAGCCTCACCGCCACCCAGGATGACCTTGTGAAGGTCACAGAAGACCTTGCTCAATTGTACCACCTTGTGTGTGAGGTAAGCAAGGAAACGCCAAGCCGAGTGATGCTGGACCATGCCAAGGGAACAGCCACAACCCGTAAGGACATCAGTCGAGAGAGCAGTGAAGAGCCAGAAGAAAAAAATGGCAAGGTAGAAAATGGTGTTCCAGAAACAAAGGTTAAGCGTTCCAGGAGAAGCAAGGATGCTGCAAATACAGCCCTGGTTAATGGTGATGTGAAGGGTGATCCTACCTCGTGTACAGGACTGTCTGAAACAATTGTTGACCAGGTGAAATTCCTCAAGGTCGCCATTGACCACTTGGTGGACAACATGTCGTGTCAGCAACAACAGGGCGGTGAGAATGATGACATGCAGGAACTTCAGGAACAGGTGGTCAAGTTGAAAGCTATGCTTTCCACGAAGCGGGAACAGATTGCCACACTCCGAAGTGTTCTCAAAGCCAACAAGTCCACTGCAGAGGTGGCGCTAGCCAATCTGAAACAAAAGTATGAAAATGAGAAAGTTATAGTGACGGAGACAATGATGAAGTTGCGAAATGAGTTGAAGGCTTTGAAAGAGGATGCTGCCACCTTTGCCTCCCTGCGTGCAATGTTTGCTCAGCGGTGTGACGAGTATGTGACGCAGCTGGATGAGCAGCAGCGCCAACTGGCTGCTGCTGAGGAGGAAAAGAAGACGTTAAACTCTTTATTACGTATGGCAATCCAGCAGAAGCTGGCTCTCACACAGAGACTCGAGGACCTAGAGTTTGACCGTGAGCGCAGGAATATGACAAGCAGGCGACAAGGCCGCAGCAAAATGGGGACTCCCAAA GGTTTAACCAGTAAGCGTCTGCTACCGACAGGTTTTTACCTCGCTTCTTTGCATGATTACGCTTAA
- the LOC137296907 gene encoding protein bicaudal D-like isoform X1 produces MTTPVSPDMSLEDLRREVERLQADLAETTREKLQAAEYGLAVLEEKQQIQQQFDELESIYEGVKAELDCAKEALSKHQITYKKHHESGIHHEEAFLQETVTREEGYRASIHELEAELKSCKQTMERLAVENKNFNIQTTEHQTQIETLEAQRNQLRHEIREYKVRENRNLTDYAELEDENIVLQKTVSQLKQSQVEFEGMKHETKRLQEEAEDLNMQLMETMNLKRIIEKNLEEALNSLQQEREQKHALKKELDQRITQESMFNLSNLAHFGGLSDGLKLTNSMHSESQDSGAEEDGEVHDHPALKRIEADFAKREGVNTPTKPRPGVVNDILSEIQVTEVRKLEQLLEQSDAEKMEVQKALDEARKLIEDTQRDLMEQKERADQLKEHISAVANIKIMQASTDSIKDPELEAEIENETDPDKRAVLMLKKNLTQNERKYSTALSEISALQAEINRLQDKNQIHGDPNIEAALSELKMKCMQYEENIKDLERDLKSMTSLAGDAHGSLTATQDDLVKVTEDLAQLYHLVCEVSKETPSRVMLDHAKGTATTRKDISRESSEEPEEKNGKVENGVPETKVKRSRRSKDAANTALVNGDVKGDPTSCTGLSETIVDQVKFLKVAIDHLVDNMSCQQQQGGENDDMQELQEQVVKLKAMLSTKREQIATLRSVLKANKSTAEVALANLKQKYENEKVIVTETMMKLRNELKALKEDAATFASLRAMFAQRCDEYVTQLDEQQRQLAAAEEEKKTLNSLLRMAIQQKLALTQRLEDLEFDRERRNMTSRRQGRSKMGTPKVSHNCNPSEEYGQNRRAYQNFRRDRDY; encoded by the coding sequence GCACTGAGCAAGCACCAGATCACCTACAAGAAGCACCATGAGAGTGGTATCCACCATGAAGAAGCATTTCTACAAGAGACAGTTACCCGTGAAGAGGGTTACCGAGCATCCATCCATGAACTGGAGGCTGAACTCAAGTCCTGCAAGCAGACAATGGAACGTCTTGCTGTGGAAAACAAGAATTTTAACATTCAGACTACCGAGCACCAGACCCAGATTGAAACCCTGGAAGCTCAACGCAACCAGCTCAGGCATGAGATCAGGGAGTACAAGGTTCGAGAGAATCGGAATCTCACTGATTATGCTGAGCTTGAGGATGAGAACATTGTGTTGCAGAAGACTGTTTCCCAACTGAAGCAGAGCCAGGTGGAGTTTGAAGGAATGAAGCATGAAACCAAGAGGCTTCAGGAAGAAGCAGAGGATCTCAACATGCAGCTCATGGAAACAATGAACTTGAAAAGGATCATTGAGAAAAACCTTGAAGAAGCTTTGAATTCCTTGCAGCAGGAACGAGAACAGAAACATGCCTTGAAGAAAGAGCTTGATCAAAGGATCACCCAAGAGTCCATGTTTAATCTCAGCAATCTGGCACACTTTGGTGGTCTAAGTGATGGCCTGAAGCTCACAAACAGCATGCATTCAGAGTCCCAAGATTCTGGGGCAGAAGAGGATGGAGAGGTCCATGATCACCCTGCACTCAAGAGGATAGAAGCTGATTTTGCTAAGAGAGAAGGTGTGAACACACCCACTAAACCTCGGCCAGGAGTGGTGAATGACATTCTCAGTGAAATTCAGGTGACAGAGGTTCGCAAGTTGGAACAGCTTCTGGAGCAGAGTGATGCAGAGAAGATGGAAGTCCAGAAGGCTCTGGATGAGGCCAGGAAGTTGATAGAAGATACACAACGGGACCTCATGGAACAGAAGGAGAGAGCAGACCAGTTGAAAGAACATATCAGTGCAGTGGCTAACATCAAGATTATGCAAGCAAGCACAGACTCTATCAAAGATCCTGAACTGGAAGCAGAGATCGAGAATGAGACTGATCCTGACAAGCGGGCTGTTCTAATGCTGAAGAAGAACCTTACTCAGAATGAAAGGAAATACAGTACTGCTTTGAGTGAGATAAGTGCCCTTCAGGCTGAAATTAACCGACTCCAAGACAAAAACCAGATCCATGGAGATCCAAATATTGAAGCTGCTTTGTCTGAACTTAAGATGAAGTGCATGCAGTATGAAGAAAACATCAAGGATCTGGAGAGGGACTTGAAATCTATGACCTCTCTTGCAGGTGATGCTCATGGGAGCCTCACCGCCACCCAGGATGACCTTGTGAAGGTCACAGAAGACCTTGCTCAATTGTACCACCTTGTGTGTGAGGTAAGCAAGGAAACGCCAAGCCGAGTGATGCTGGACCATGCCAAGGGAACAGCCACAACCCGTAAGGACATCAGTCGAGAGAGCAGTGAAGAGCCAGAAGAAAAAAATGGCAAGGTAGAAAATGGTGTTCCAGAAACAAAGGTTAAGCGTTCCAGGAGAAGCAAGGATGCTGCAAATACAGCCCTGGTTAATGGTGATGTGAAGGGTGATCCTACCTCGTGTACAGGACTGTCTGAAACAATTGTTGACCAGGTGAAATTCCTCAAGGTCGCCATTGACCACTTGGTGGACAACATGTCGTGTCAGCAACAACAGGGCGGTGAGAATGATGACATGCAGGAACTTCAGGAACAGGTGGTCAAGTTGAAAGCTATGCTTTCCACGAAGCGGGAACAGATTGCCACACTCCGAAGTGTTCTCAAAGCCAACAAGTCCACTGCAGAGGTGGCGCTAGCCAATCTGAAACAAAAGTATGAAAATGAGAAAGTTATAGTGACGGAGACAATGATGAAGTTGCGAAATGAGTTGAAGGCTTTGAAAGAGGATGCTGCCACCTTTGCCTCCCTGCGTGCAATGTTTGCTCAGCGGTGTGACGAGTATGTGACGCAGCTGGATGAGCAGCAGCGCCAACTGGCTGCTGCTGAGGAGGAAAAGAAGACGTTAAACTCTTTATTACGTATGGCAATCCAGCAGAAGCTGGCTCTCACACAGAGACTCGAGGACCTAGAGTTTGACCGTGAGCGCAGGAATATGACAAGCAGGCGACAAGGCCGCAGCAAAATGGGGACTCCCAAAGTAAGTCACAACTGCAATCCAAGTGAAGAGTATGGTCAAAACCGAAGAGCGTACCAAAACTTCAGGAGAGATCGAGACTATTAG
- the LOC137296907 gene encoding protein bicaudal D-like isoform X3, protein MTTPVSPDMSLEDLRREVERLQADLAETTREKLQAAEYGLAVLEEKQQIQQQFDELESIYEGVKAELDCAKEALSKHQITYKKHHESGIHHEEAFLQETVTREEGYRASIHELEAELKSCKQTMERLAVENKNFNIQTTEHQTQIETLEAQRNQLRHEIREYKVRENRNLTDYAELEDENIVLQKTVSQLKQSQVEFEGMKHETKRLQEEAEDLNMQLMETMNLKRIIEKNLEEALNSLQQEREQKHALKKELDQRITQESMFNLSNLAHFGGLSDGLKLTNSMHSESQDSGAEEDGEVHDHPALKRIEADFAKREGVNTPTKPRPGVVNDILSEIQVTEVRKLEQLLEQSDAEKMEVQKALDEARKLIEDTQRDLMEQKERADQLKEHISAVANIKIMQASTDSIKDPELEAEIENETDPDKRAVLMLKKNLTQNERKYSTALSEISALQAEINRLQDKNQIHGDPNIEAALSELKMKCMQYEENIKDLERDLKSMTSLAGDAHGSLTATQDDLVKVTEDLAQLYHLVCEVSKETPSRVMLDHAKGTATTRKDISRESSEEPEEKNGKVENGVPETKVKRSRRSKDAANTALVNGDVKGDPTSCTGLSETIVDQVKFLKVAIDHLVDNMSCQQQQGGENDDMQELQEQVVKLKAMLSTKREQIATLRSVLKANKSTAEVALANLKQKYENEKVIVTETMMKLRNELKALKEDAATFASLRAMFAQRCDEYVTQLDEQQRQLAAAEEEKKTLNSLLRMAIQQKLALTQRLEDLEFDRERRNMTSRRQGRSKMGTPKS, encoded by the coding sequence GCACTGAGCAAGCACCAGATCACCTACAAGAAGCACCATGAGAGTGGTATCCACCATGAAGAAGCATTTCTACAAGAGACAGTTACCCGTGAAGAGGGTTACCGAGCATCCATCCATGAACTGGAGGCTGAACTCAAGTCCTGCAAGCAGACAATGGAACGTCTTGCTGTGGAAAACAAGAATTTTAACATTCAGACTACCGAGCACCAGACCCAGATTGAAACCCTGGAAGCTCAACGCAACCAGCTCAGGCATGAGATCAGGGAGTACAAGGTTCGAGAGAATCGGAATCTCACTGATTATGCTGAGCTTGAGGATGAGAACATTGTGTTGCAGAAGACTGTTTCCCAACTGAAGCAGAGCCAGGTGGAGTTTGAAGGAATGAAGCATGAAACCAAGAGGCTTCAGGAAGAAGCAGAGGATCTCAACATGCAGCTCATGGAAACAATGAACTTGAAAAGGATCATTGAGAAAAACCTTGAAGAAGCTTTGAATTCCTTGCAGCAGGAACGAGAACAGAAACATGCCTTGAAGAAAGAGCTTGATCAAAGGATCACCCAAGAGTCCATGTTTAATCTCAGCAATCTGGCACACTTTGGTGGTCTAAGTGATGGCCTGAAGCTCACAAACAGCATGCATTCAGAGTCCCAAGATTCTGGGGCAGAAGAGGATGGAGAGGTCCATGATCACCCTGCACTCAAGAGGATAGAAGCTGATTTTGCTAAGAGAGAAGGTGTGAACACACCCACTAAACCTCGGCCAGGAGTGGTGAATGACATTCTCAGTGAAATTCAGGTGACAGAGGTTCGCAAGTTGGAACAGCTTCTGGAGCAGAGTGATGCAGAGAAGATGGAAGTCCAGAAGGCTCTGGATGAGGCCAGGAAGTTGATAGAAGATACACAACGGGACCTCATGGAACAGAAGGAGAGAGCAGACCAGTTGAAAGAACATATCAGTGCAGTGGCTAACATCAAGATTATGCAAGCAAGCACAGACTCTATCAAAGATCCTGAACTGGAAGCAGAGATCGAGAATGAGACTGATCCTGACAAGCGGGCTGTTCTAATGCTGAAGAAGAACCTTACTCAGAATGAAAGGAAATACAGTACTGCTTTGAGTGAGATAAGTGCCCTTCAGGCTGAAATTAACCGACTCCAAGACAAAAACCAGATCCATGGAGATCCAAATATTGAAGCTGCTTTGTCTGAACTTAAGATGAAGTGCATGCAGTATGAAGAAAACATCAAGGATCTGGAGAGGGACTTGAAATCTATGACCTCTCTTGCAGGTGATGCTCATGGGAGCCTCACCGCCACCCAGGATGACCTTGTGAAGGTCACAGAAGACCTTGCTCAATTGTACCACCTTGTGTGTGAGGTAAGCAAGGAAACGCCAAGCCGAGTGATGCTGGACCATGCCAAGGGAACAGCCACAACCCGTAAGGACATCAGTCGAGAGAGCAGTGAAGAGCCAGAAGAAAAAAATGGCAAGGTAGAAAATGGTGTTCCAGAAACAAAGGTTAAGCGTTCCAGGAGAAGCAAGGATGCTGCAAATACAGCCCTGGTTAATGGTGATGTGAAGGGTGATCCTACCTCGTGTACAGGACTGTCTGAAACAATTGTTGACCAGGTGAAATTCCTCAAGGTCGCCATTGACCACTTGGTGGACAACATGTCGTGTCAGCAACAACAGGGCGGTGAGAATGATGACATGCAGGAACTTCAGGAACAGGTGGTCAAGTTGAAAGCTATGCTTTCCACGAAGCGGGAACAGATTGCCACACTCCGAAGTGTTCTCAAAGCCAACAAGTCCACTGCAGAGGTGGCGCTAGCCAATCTGAAACAAAAGTATGAAAATGAGAAAGTTATAGTGACGGAGACAATGATGAAGTTGCGAAATGAGTTGAAGGCTTTGAAAGAGGATGCTGCCACCTTTGCCTCCCTGCGTGCAATGTTTGCTCAGCGGTGTGACGAGTATGTGACGCAGCTGGATGAGCAGCAGCGCCAACTGGCTGCTGCTGAGGAGGAAAAGAAGACGTTAAACTCTTTATTACGTATGGCAATCCAGCAGAAGCTGGCTCTCACACAGAGACTCGAGGACCTAGAGTTTGACCGTGAGCGCAGGAATATGACAAGCAGGCGACAAGGCCGCAGCAAAATGGGGACTCCCAAA